In a genomic window of Pseudomonas oryzihabitans:
- a CDS encoding group I truncated hemoglobin produces the protein MTSALQPSLYERLGGYDAIYSFAGLILRKCMEHPAIGHIWSHMSESTFQKEHINFVDFLSEHWGGQAKYRGRDMVTAHRGMGLTEVHWQAVFECLDACYEDAKVPADIREEVNAFLTKFKPAVIGSPSYRDVVLAHPEMDVAKGMQSVGITWPAPGKKG, from the coding sequence ATGACCAGCGCACTACAGCCTTCACTCTACGAACGCCTCGGCGGCTATGACGCCATCTATAGCTTCGCCGGCCTGATCCTGCGCAAGTGCATGGAACATCCGGCCATCGGGCATATCTGGAGTCACATGTCCGAGTCGACGTTCCAGAAGGAACACATCAACTTCGTCGACTTCCTGTCCGAGCACTGGGGCGGCCAGGCCAAGTACCGCGGTCGGGACATGGTGACCGCCCACCGCGGCATGGGCCTGACCGAAGTCCACTGGCAAGCGGTCTTCGAATGCCTCGACGCCTGCTACGAAGACGCCAAGGTGCCGGCCGACATCCGCGAAGAGGTCAACGCCTTCCTGACCAAGTTCAAGCCGGCGGTCATCGGCAGCCCGTCGTATCGCGACGTGGTCCTGGCCCACCCCGAAATGGACGTAGCCAAGGGCATGCAGAGCGTAGGCATCACCTGGCCAGCGCCAGGCAAGAAAGGCTAG
- a CDS encoding transporter, protein MKTLRYAPLALLLANQAQALEVAPGDYEQLPAGTNLGVLYYQHATTDRLYAKGHQVQSDARLTSDIGILRLVHVLGLSDTVTLDPQVLLPFGHLDASGDVATLGSTNGTGDLIFAAPLRWRLNPARDILAITPYLYAPTGSYDRDDALNLGENRWKLDLQAAYVKHFNDKWAMDLVADAIWYGDNDDYGSSGVRREQDTSYAVQLMGRYQFDARTNFGLGVGHNWGGENRIAGVAQDDRTKTTNFRVTATTFLTATDQVQLQLGRDLAVDNGFREDFRMNLRYVHVF, encoded by the coding sequence ATGAAGACGCTCCGCTATGCGCCTCTGGCGCTGCTGCTCGCCAACCAAGCCCAAGCGCTCGAGGTGGCACCCGGCGACTACGAACAGCTCCCAGCCGGTACCAATCTGGGCGTGCTCTATTACCAACATGCGACCACCGACCGCCTCTATGCCAAGGGTCACCAGGTCCAGTCCGACGCCCGACTGACCTCGGACATCGGCATCCTGCGTCTGGTCCATGTTCTCGGACTGAGCGATACCGTCACCCTGGATCCGCAGGTGCTGTTGCCTTTCGGCCATCTCGACGCCAGCGGCGATGTCGCGACCTTGGGCAGTACCAATGGCACCGGTGACCTCATCTTCGCCGCGCCGCTGCGTTGGCGGCTCAACCCGGCGCGCGACATCCTCGCCATCACGCCCTATCTCTACGCCCCCACGGGCAGCTATGACCGCGACGACGCGCTCAACCTTGGCGAGAACCGCTGGAAGCTCGATCTCCAGGCCGCCTACGTCAAGCACTTCAACGACAAGTGGGCGATGGATCTGGTCGCGGACGCCATCTGGTACGGCGACAACGACGACTACGGCTCTTCAGGCGTGCGGCGCGAGCAGGACACGTCCTATGCCGTCCAGCTCATGGGCCGCTATCAGTTCGATGCGCGCACCAACTTCGGGCTCGGCGTCGGCCATAACTGGGGCGGTGAAAACCGGATCGCTGGGGTCGCCCAGGACGACCGCACGAAAACCACCAATTTCCGCGTCACCGCCACGACCTTTCTCACCGCCACCGACCAGGTGCAGCTCCAGCTGGGGCGCGACCTGGCGGTCGACAACGGCTTCCGCGAGGACTTCCGGATGAACTTGCGCTACGTCCACGTTTTTTGA
- the oxdA gene encoding aliphatic aldoxime dehydratase, with protein sequence MESAIAKHLQCPRTLSRRVHDEYEPPYPMFVARAGEDLTQVVMAYLGVQFRQERRAAALQALRTLVASFAAADGPGNHDLTYHEDAQGYGNFIVVGYWRDPAAYCRWLRSPEVADWWAADARLQEDLGYFREVIAPRAEQFETLYAFTEDLPGVGALMDGISGDIQEHGYWGSARDRFPVSQTSWMQPDAELQVISGDPQQGGRVVIRGHDNLTLIRSGQDWVEAGQEERDIYFNELLPPLQAGMDFLRDEGQALGCYSNRFVRNIDLDGNLLDIAYDIGHWHSLDKLERWAESHPTHLRIFTTFFRVIGGLSKLRLYHEVSVADGNSQQFEYINCHPATGMLRDARPLSA encoded by the coding sequence ATGGAATCCGCCATCGCCAAGCACCTGCAATGCCCCCGTACCTTGAGTCGTCGCGTGCATGACGAGTACGAGCCGCCCTACCCCATGTTCGTCGCCCGCGCAGGCGAGGACCTGACTCAAGTCGTCATGGCCTACTTAGGCGTGCAGTTCCGCCAGGAACGGCGTGCTGCGGCCTTGCAGGCACTCCGTACCCTGGTGGCCAGCTTCGCGGCCGCCGACGGGCCCGGCAATCACGATCTCACCTATCACGAAGATGCCCAGGGCTACGGCAACTTCATCGTGGTGGGTTATTGGCGTGATCCCGCCGCCTACTGTCGCTGGCTGCGTTCGCCTGAGGTCGCCGACTGGTGGGCGGCCGACGCCCGCCTGCAGGAAGACCTGGGGTATTTCCGCGAGGTGATAGCGCCGCGAGCCGAGCAGTTCGAGACGCTGTATGCCTTCACGGAGGATCTGCCCGGGGTCGGCGCCCTGATGGATGGCATCAGCGGTGATATCCAGGAACACGGCTATTGGGGCTCGGCGCGGGATCGCTTTCCGGTCTCCCAGACCAGTTGGATGCAGCCCGACGCCGAGCTCCAGGTGATCTCCGGCGATCCCCAGCAGGGCGGACGGGTGGTGATCCGCGGCCACGACAACCTGACGCTGATCCGCTCTGGCCAGGATTGGGTCGAGGCCGGCCAGGAAGAGCGCGACATCTACTTCAATGAGCTGCTGCCGCCGCTGCAGGCGGGCATGGATTTCCTGCGCGATGAAGGCCAGGCACTCGGCTGCTACAGCAACAGATTCGTCCGCAACATCGATCTGGACGGCAATCTGCTGGACATCGCCTACGACATCGGCCACTGGCACTCGCTGGACAAGCTGGAGCGCTGGGCAGAGTCCCATCCGACGCACCTGCGCATCTTCACCACCTTCTTCCGGGTGATCGGTGGCCTCTCCAAGCTGCGGCTGTACCACGAGGTGTCGGTCGCGGACGGCAACAGCCAGCAGTTCGAGTACATCAACTGCCACCCCGCCACGGGAATGCTGCGCGACGCGCGTCCCCTATCGGCCTGA
- a CDS encoding helix-turn-helix domain-containing protein: MSSTRYSTLVVSAERRFEYWKEVVCRHCIPASSRHESGLDFDARLQVTPLGLLDVCTLSAPLHHWRRTANHLRTGPDDDLWLGFSQGGHGQLEQGGRQAVLAPNRLFLYDADQAFDFSLGGDNRLVRIPRYLLSTRLPGVERLTATVLDEARPGIVPLREMLRQAADGSPALEDETYALRFSQTLLDLLVLSLELQGSERAVAERDLYPRLMNHVLRHLSDPQLNLESVAQAHHVSTRTVTRAFARHQKTLMSVILQERLLASRQAMEQGRCRSVSQAALDFGFSDFSHYSRAFRKAFGVAPHSLLQRH; encoded by the coding sequence ATGAGCAGCACGCGCTACTCCACCCTGGTCGTTTCTGCGGAACGGCGCTTCGAGTACTGGAAAGAAGTGGTCTGCCGGCATTGCATTCCGGCATCCAGCCGGCATGAGTCCGGACTGGACTTCGACGCCCGACTCCAGGTAACGCCGCTGGGTTTGCTGGACGTCTGCACGCTGTCCGCGCCACTGCACCACTGGCGCCGTACTGCCAACCACCTGCGGACCGGGCCCGACGACGATCTCTGGCTCGGCTTCAGCCAAGGCGGTCATGGGCAATTGGAGCAGGGCGGACGGCAGGCGGTCTTGGCGCCGAATCGCCTGTTTCTCTACGACGCCGATCAGGCCTTCGATTTCAGCCTCGGCGGCGACAACCGCCTGGTGCGCATTCCGCGCTACCTGCTCAGTACCCGGTTACCGGGTGTGGAGCGGCTTACCGCCACGGTGCTCGACGAAGCCCGGCCTGGCATCGTGCCGCTGCGGGAAATGCTGCGTCAGGCCGCCGATGGCTCGCCGGCGCTGGAAGACGAAACCTACGCCCTGCGCTTCTCCCAGACCCTGCTCGACCTGCTGGTGCTGAGTCTCGAACTGCAGGGCTCGGAGCGGGCCGTGGCTGAGCGGGATCTCTATCCCCGGCTGATGAACCATGTCCTGAGACATCTTAGCGATCCGCAACTGAATCTGGAGAGCGTCGCCCAGGCGCACCACGTCTCGACTCGCACCGTGACCCGGGCCTTTGCCCGTCATCAGAAAACCCTGATGAGCGTGATTCTCCAGGAGCGGCTCCTGGCCAGCCGCCAGGCCATGGAGCAGGGCCGTTGCCGTAGCGTGTCCCAGGCAGCGCTGGATTTCGGCTTTTCCGATTTCTCGCATTATAGCCGCGCCTTTCGCAAAGCCTTTGGGGTCGCGCCCCACTCGCTGCTACAGCGGCACTGA
- a CDS encoding formate/nitrite transporter family protein, translating to MSLNTPKEIALLAVQAGVAKSRLSIGNLLVLGFLAGAFIALGFLLDIHVIGTLPGSWGSLSALLGAMVFPLGLILTVLAGGELLTGNMLLLPMAWFARRIRLLAVLRNFFWVTLANLLGALAVAYCFGHLLGLTEGAFLAKTTAIAQAKTAASFMQAFISGVGCNWLVCLAVWLAFAGKDVTGKILAMWFPIMAFVAIGFQHVVANMFILPAAVFAGTLEWAQLLPNLGAVFLGNLVGGAVFVGLGYHLAYRPGKQAAEREGASVPL from the coding sequence ATGTCTCTGAATACTCCCAAGGAAATCGCGCTTCTCGCCGTGCAGGCAGGCGTCGCCAAGAGTCGGCTGTCCATTGGTAATCTGCTGGTGCTGGGTTTTCTCGCCGGCGCCTTCATTGCCCTGGGTTTCCTGTTGGACATCCATGTCATAGGCACCCTGCCCGGCAGTTGGGGCTCGCTGAGCGCCCTGCTCGGGGCGATGGTGTTTCCGCTGGGTCTGATTCTCACCGTGCTGGCCGGCGGCGAATTGCTCACCGGCAATATGTTGCTGCTGCCCATGGCCTGGTTCGCCCGGCGCATCCGCCTGCTGGCGGTCCTGCGCAACTTCTTCTGGGTGACCCTGGCCAATCTGCTCGGCGCGCTGGCGGTGGCCTACTGCTTCGGACACCTGCTGGGGCTCACCGAAGGCGCCTTCCTGGCCAAGACCACCGCCATCGCCCAGGCGAAGACAGCCGCCAGCTTCATGCAGGCGTTCATTTCCGGGGTGGGCTGCAACTGGCTGGTATGCCTCGCCGTCTGGCTGGCCTTCGCCGGTAAGGACGTGACCGGCAAGATCCTGGCGATGTGGTTCCCGATCATGGCCTTCGTCGCCATCGGCTTCCAGCACGTGGTGGCGAACATGTTCATCCTGCCGGCCGCCGTCTTCGCCGGGACACTGGAGTGGGCGCAGCTGCTGCCCAATCTCGGCGCGGTGTTCCTCGGCAATCTGGTCGGCGGCGCGGTGTTCGTCGGCCTGGGTTATCACCTGGCCTACCGGCCGGGCAAGCAGGCGGCTGAGCGCGAGGGTGCGTCAGTGCCGCTGTAG
- a CDS encoding OmpA family protein gives MKLIKSTTLILCMGVSACSSFQGHGDQAATPAKPANAQASNAASGSHWWWPFGGSEKPAEPVKPVAKAEPKVTAKAPAAKPEQAAAADTKGGHWWWPFGGDDVKPVAQAEALKPVPVKVSKAWLDEHEQKLRVAVAGSNVRVERRDDALVLVTPVDGSFNPDRAELLLPAMLGPLSRSAKSVSTDDDSAVIVLGFSDSTGAAALNDKISLQRAQAVAAIFRLSGYSGNRLIVRGLAAAHPRADNATAAGRAANRRVEVLIQPRATVLASLQSLAAR, from the coding sequence ATGAAGCTGATCAAATCCACCACCCTTATCCTCTGCATGGGCGTATCCGCCTGCAGTTCCTTCCAAGGTCATGGCGACCAGGCTGCTACGCCTGCCAAGCCCGCTAACGCCCAAGCCAGCAACGCTGCCAGCGGCAGCCACTGGTGGTGGCCCTTCGGCGGTAGCGAGAAGCCTGCCGAGCCGGTCAAGCCGGTAGCCAAGGCCGAACCCAAGGTCACGGCCAAGGCGCCAGCCGCCAAGCCCGAGCAGGCCGCGGCGGCCGACACCAAGGGTGGCCACTGGTGGTGGCCGTTCGGCGGCGATGACGTCAAGCCCGTCGCCCAGGCGGAAGCCCTTAAGCCGGTACCGGTCAAGGTCAGCAAGGCCTGGCTGGATGAGCACGAGCAGAAACTGCGCGTCGCCGTGGCTGGCAGCAACGTCAGGGTCGAGCGTCGTGACGACGCCCTGGTACTGGTGACCCCGGTGGACGGCTCCTTCAACCCGGATCGCGCCGAGCTGCTGCTGCCGGCGATGCTCGGCCCGCTGTCGCGCTCCGCCAAGTCGGTCAGCACCGACGACGACAGCGCCGTCATCGTGCTCGGCTTCAGCGACAGCACCGGCGCCGCGGCGCTCAACGACAAGATCAGCCTGCAGCGTGCGCAAGCCGTGGCAGCGATCTTCCGCCTCAGCGGCTACAGCGGCAATCGCCTGATCGTGCGTGGCCTGGCCGCTGCCCATCCGCGTGCCGACAACGCCACCGCGGCCGGTCGCGCTGCCAATCGTCGCGTCGAGGTGCTGATCCAACCGCGCGCTACCGTATTGGCCAGCCTGCAGTCCCTGGCCGCACGCTAG
- the pdxH gene encoding pyridoxamine 5'-phosphate oxidase — protein MSPSLADMRRDYTRDGLTEAQAPTDPYALFGQWFEEAVRTEQPPVEANACWLATVDAEGQPHCRVLLLKGVDAQGFVFYTNYDSAKGQQMAAQPRAAMTFFWPALERQVRIEGTVEQVSGEESDAYYRVRPLGSRLGAWASPQSQPIADRHELEQRLAAVHERFADGEPSRPPFWGGYRLKPRRIEFWQGRSSRLHDRLDYQWVEGAWQRQRLAP, from the coding sequence ATGTCACCGTCCCTCGCCGATATGCGTCGCGACTACACCCGCGACGGCCTGACCGAAGCTCAGGCGCCCACCGATCCCTATGCACTCTTCGGCCAGTGGTTCGAAGAGGCGGTGCGCACCGAGCAACCTCCCGTCGAAGCCAATGCCTGTTGGCTCGCCACCGTCGATGCCGAGGGGCAGCCCCACTGTCGCGTGCTGCTGCTCAAGGGCGTCGATGCCCAGGGCTTCGTCTTCTATACCAACTACGACAGCGCCAAGGGCCAGCAAATGGCCGCCCAGCCGCGCGCGGCCATGACCTTCTTCTGGCCGGCGCTGGAGCGTCAGGTACGTATCGAAGGGACGGTGGAACAGGTGTCCGGCGAAGAGTCCGACGCCTACTATCGCGTACGTCCCCTGGGCAGTCGGCTGGGCGCCTGGGCCTCGCCCCAGAGCCAGCCCATCGCCGATCGCCATGAGCTGGAGCAGCGTCTAGCCGCCGTGCACGAGCGCTTCGCCGATGGTGAGCCGAGTCGTCCTCCGTTCTGGGGTGGCTATCGCCTCAAGCCCCGGCGCATCGAGTTCTGGCAAGGGCGCTCCAGTCGCCTGCATGATCGGCTGGACTACCAGTGGGTCGAGGGCGCTTGGCAGCGCCAGCGCCTGGCACCTTAA
- a CDS encoding aspartate aminotransferase family protein, with translation MSAAQPNVQRAAFDEVMVPTYAPAAFIPVRGEGSRVWDQADREYVDFAGGIAVSALGHGHPALINALTEQAGKLWHVSNIYTNEPALRLARKLVDHTFADRVFFANSGAEANEAACKLARRYGHDVSGGSRYEIVAATNSFHGRTLFTVSVGGQPKYSDGFGPKIEGIRHVPYNDLAALEAVVSDKTCAVILEPIQGEGGVLPADQAYLEGARRLCDTHGALLIFDEVQSGVGRSGHLYAYQHYGVVPDILTTAKSIGGGFPLAAMLTTDKLAKHFSAGVHGSTYGGNPLGCAVGAALLDIVAAPETLGGVAARHQRFVAGLERLNARYGLFEQVRGMGLLIGAVLNDSWKGRAKDIVTAANEEGLMILQAGPDVLRIAPSLIIPEADIDEGLVRLDRALARLTQG, from the coding sequence ATGTCCGCTGCTCAACCCAATGTGCAACGCGCCGCCTTCGACGAGGTGATGGTTCCGACCTACGCCCCTGCCGCGTTCATCCCGGTGCGAGGAGAGGGCTCCCGCGTCTGGGACCAGGCCGACCGCGAATACGTCGACTTTGCCGGCGGCATCGCCGTCAGTGCCCTGGGGCATGGACATCCTGCGCTTATCAATGCCCTGACCGAGCAGGCCGGCAAGCTCTGGCACGTCTCCAACATCTACACCAACGAGCCCGCCCTGCGCCTGGCGCGCAAGTTGGTGGACCACACCTTCGCCGACCGGGTGTTCTTCGCCAACTCCGGTGCCGAGGCGAACGAGGCGGCCTGCAAGCTGGCCCGCCGCTATGGCCACGATGTGAGTGGCGGCAGCCGCTACGAGATCGTCGCTGCCACCAACAGCTTCCACGGCCGTACCCTGTTCACCGTCAGCGTGGGTGGTCAGCCCAAGTATTCCGATGGCTTCGGTCCCAAGATCGAAGGCATCCGCCATGTGCCCTACAACGACCTGGCGGCCCTCGAAGCCGTGGTGTCGGACAAGACCTGCGCGGTCATCCTCGAGCCCATCCAGGGCGAGGGTGGCGTGCTGCCGGCCGACCAGGCCTACCTCGAAGGCGCCCGTCGCCTGTGCGACACCCATGGCGCCCTGTTGATCTTCGACGAGGTACAGAGTGGCGTGGGCCGTAGCGGTCACCTCTACGCCTATCAGCACTACGGCGTGGTGCCGGACATCCTCACCACCGCCAAGAGCATCGGCGGCGGCTTCCCGCTGGCGGCCATGCTGACCACCGACAAACTCGCCAAGCATTTCAGCGCCGGCGTACACGGCAGCACCTATGGTGGCAACCCGCTGGGTTGCGCCGTCGGCGCCGCGCTGCTGGACATCGTCGCCGCGCCCGAGACCCTGGGCGGCGTCGCTGCCCGGCACCAACGCTTCGTCGCGGGCCTGGAGCGTCTCAACGCCCGCTACGGTCTGTTCGAGCAGGTCCGCGGCATGGGCCTGCTGATCGGCGCGGTACTCAACGACAGCTGGAAGGGTCGCGCCAAGGACATCGTCACCGCCGCCAACGAGGAGGGCCTGATGATCCTGCAAGCCGGTCCGGACGTGCTGCGTATCGCGCCGAGCCTGATCATTCCCGAGGCCGATATCGACGAAGGTCTGGTGCGCCTGGATCGCGCCCTGGCGCGCCTCACGCAAGGCTAA
- the aruF gene encoding arginine/ornithine succinyltransferase subunit alpha encodes MLVMRPARAADLPLVQRLAADSPVGVTSLPDNPERLRDKIRASESSLAAEVGFHGEESYFFVLEDTASGELLGCSAIVASAGFSEPFYSFRNETFIHASRELKIHNKVHVLSLCHDLTGNSLLSSFYVQRPLLDTPHAELNSRARLLFMAAHPERFAESVVVEIVGLSDDAGESPFWNGVGRNFFDLDYAAAERLSGQKSRTFLAELMPTYPLYVPLLPDNAQEAMGQVHPRAQITFDILSREGFETDNYIDIFDGGPTLHARTTAIRSIAESRLAPVSEGEPAADDAPWFLIANDGLENFRALATPLRWAPGETLALSAEQIAALEIAEGDRVRLVAL; translated from the coding sequence ATGCTGGTAATGCGCCCTGCGCGCGCGGCGGACCTACCTTTGGTCCAGCGGCTCGCCGCAGATAGCCCGGTCGGCGTCACCTCGCTGCCCGACAACCCCGAGCGCCTGCGCGACAAGATCCGCGCCTCGGAGTCGTCGCTGGCGGCCGAGGTGGGCTTCCACGGCGAGGAGAGCTATTTCTTCGTGCTCGAAGACACTGCCAGCGGCGAGCTGCTGGGGTGTTCGGCCATCGTCGCCTCGGCCGGTTTTTCCGAGCCCTTCTACAGCTTTCGCAACGAGACCTTCATCCACGCCTCGCGCGAGCTGAAGATCCATAACAAGGTGCATGTGCTGTCGCTCTGTCACGACCTGACCGGCAACAGCCTCCTGAGCAGCTTCTATGTCCAGCGACCGCTGCTGGATACCCCCCACGCCGAACTCAACTCCCGTGCCCGGCTGCTGTTCATGGCCGCCCATCCGGAGCGGTTCGCCGAGTCGGTGGTGGTGGAGATCGTCGGTCTGTCGGACGACGCCGGCGAATCGCCGTTCTGGAACGGGGTAGGGCGCAACTTCTTCGACCTGGACTACGCCGCGGCCGAGCGCCTGTCCGGGCAGAAGAGCCGCACCTTCCTCGCCGAATTGATGCCGACCTATCCGCTCTATGTCCCCCTGCTGCCGGACAACGCCCAGGAGGCCATGGGCCAGGTGCATCCGCGGGCCCAGATCACCTTCGACATCCTCAGTCGCGAAGGCTTCGAGACCGACAACTACATCGACATCTTCGATGGCGGCCCGACCCTGCACGCCCGTACTACCGCCATCCGTTCCATTGCCGAGAGTCGTCTGGCGCCAGTCAGCGAAGGCGAGCCGGCCGCTGACGATGCGCCATGGTTCCTCATCGCCAACGACGGCCTGGAGAACTTCCGGGCGCTGGCCACGCCGCTGCGCTGGGCACCCGGCGAGACCCTTGCCCTTTCCGCCGAGCAGATCGCCGCCCTGGAAATCGCCGAAGGCGATCGGGTCCGTCTGGTAGCGCTGTAG
- the astA gene encoding arginine N-succinyltransferase, giving the protein MIVRPITRADVPALLQLAQAAGAGLTTLPASEERLLQRVENAERSFLQQAQPADADYLFALEDDGEVIGIAGIAAALGLREPWYNYRVGLTVSASRELDIHRQIPTLFLANDMTGSSELCSLFLRADRRGGAAGRLLSKSRFLFIAEFRELFAERLIAELRGMSDSNGQSPFWEGLGRHFFKMEFSQADYLTGIGNRGFIAELMPRFPLYTCFLTPEARQVIGRVHPDTEAARRLLEAEGFNYQGYVDIFDAGPTLEAETAKVRAIRDSQRLVLAVGTPGDDAEVYLVHNRKCQDCRITSARARLAAGTLVVDLATARELRLMAGAQVRAVRLMP; this is encoded by the coding sequence ATGATCGTCCGTCCCATCACCCGTGCCGATGTGCCCGCGCTGCTGCAATTGGCGCAAGCGGCCGGCGCCGGCCTCACCACGCTGCCCGCCAGCGAAGAGCGTCTGCTGCAGCGGGTGGAAAATGCCGAGCGCAGCTTCCTGCAGCAGGCCCAGCCCGCCGATGCGGATTATCTCTTCGCCCTGGAAGACGACGGCGAGGTCATCGGCATCGCCGGCATCGCCGCTGCCCTGGGCCTGCGCGAGCCTTGGTACAACTACCGCGTCGGACTGACGGTGAGCGCCTCGCGCGAGCTGGACATCCACCGGCAGATTCCCACGCTGTTCCTCGCCAACGACATGACCGGCAGCTCCGAACTCTGCTCACTGTTCCTGCGCGCCGATCGCCGTGGCGGGGCTGCGGGGCGCCTGCTGTCCAAGTCGCGCTTCCTGTTCATCGCCGAATTCCGCGAGTTGTTCGCCGAGCGCCTCATCGCCGAGCTGCGTGGCATGTCCGATAGCAACGGCCAGTCGCCCTTCTGGGAAGGCCTGGGCCGGCACTTCTTCAAGATGGAATTCTCCCAGGCGGATTACCTCACCGGCATCGGCAACCGCGGCTTCATCGCCGAGCTGATGCCGCGCTTCCCGCTCTACACCTGCTTCCTCACCCCCGAGGCGCGCCAGGTGATCGGCCGGGTACACCCGGACACCGAGGCCGCGCGCCGGCTGTTGGAGGCCGAGGGGTTCAATTACCAGGGCTACGTCGACATCTTCGATGCCGGCCCTACCTTGGAAGCTGAGACCGCCAAGGTCAGAGCGATCCGCGACAGCCAGCGTCTGGTGCTGGCCGTGGGCACGCCGGGCGATGATGCCGAGGTCTACCTGGTCCATAACCGCAAGTGCCAGGACTGCCGCATCACCAGCGCCCGCGCCCGGCTGGCCGCGGGCACCCTGGTGGTGGACCTGGCCACTGCCCGCGAGTTGCGGCTGATGGCCGGCGCCCAGGTCCGTGCCGTGCGGCTGATGCCCTGA
- the astD gene encoding succinylglutamate-semialdehyde dehydrogenase codes for MDSLYIAGQWRPGQGAAFSSVDPYEGVTLWQGAAADAADVDQAIAAARQAFPAWERRGQAARLEILQAFAQVLQQRRPELTRALAEETGKPLWEADTEIGSMIAKVAISAQAEEARSGERSAAMGDARSVTRHRPHGVLAVFGPYNFPGHLPNGHIVPALLAGNTVVFKPSELTPRFAALTLDCWIAAELPAGVLNLVQGGRTTGEALAGHAGLDGILFTGSSATGAALHRLNAERPQRLLALEMGGNNPLVVAPVADLDAAVLTIVQSAFLSAGQRCTCARRLLVPQGAWGDALLARLVTVSAGLRVGRFDAEPAPFMGTVISLATAEALLRTQAQRLAQGGRALLEMRQPEAGRALLTPGILEVSEIAELPDEEVFGPLLQVQRYDDFDDALALANATRFGLAAGLLADDPATYERFWLGVRAGIVNWNRPLTGAASAAPFGGVGASGNHRPSAYYAADYCAFPVASLESETLRLPAQLPPGLSL; via the coding sequence ATGGACAGCCTGTACATTGCTGGACAATGGCGCCCCGGCCAGGGCGCAGCCTTTTCCTCGGTCGACCCCTATGAGGGCGTCACGCTCTGGCAGGGCGCGGCGGCCGACGCGGCGGATGTCGATCAGGCCATAGCGGCGGCACGCCAGGCCTTTCCCGCCTGGGAAAGACGCGGCCAGGCCGCGCGACTGGAAATCCTCCAGGCCTTCGCCCAGGTGCTGCAGCAGCGTCGCCCCGAGCTGACCCGCGCGCTCGCCGAGGAAACCGGCAAGCCGCTCTGGGAAGCCGATACCGAGATCGGCAGCATGATCGCCAAGGTGGCCATCTCCGCCCAGGCGGAGGAGGCCCGTAGCGGCGAGCGATCAGCCGCCATGGGCGATGCCCGCAGCGTGACGCGCCATCGCCCGCACGGGGTACTGGCGGTATTCGGTCCCTACAACTTCCCCGGCCATCTGCCCAATGGCCATATCGTGCCGGCGCTGCTGGCCGGCAATACGGTGGTGTTCAAGCCCAGCGAGCTGACGCCGCGCTTCGCCGCCCTGACCCTGGACTGCTGGATCGCCGCCGAGCTGCCGGCCGGAGTGCTCAATCTCGTCCAGGGCGGCCGCACCACTGGCGAAGCCCTAGCGGGCCACGCCGGCCTGGACGGCATCCTCTTCACCGGTTCCAGTGCCACGGGCGCCGCCCTGCATCGGCTCAACGCGGAGCGTCCCCAGCGGCTGCTGGCGCTGGAGATGGGCGGCAACAATCCGCTGGTGGTGGCGCCGGTAGCCGATCTCGATGCGGCCGTGCTGACCATCGTCCAGTCCGCTTTTCTTTCCGCCGGGCAGCGCTGCACCTGCGCCCGGCGCCTGCTCGTGCCCCAGGGTGCCTGGGGCGATGCGCTACTTGCGCGCCTGGTCACGGTCAGCGCCGGGCTCAGGGTCGGGCGCTTCGACGCCGAGCCGGCCCCCTTCATGGGCACGGTCATCTCCCTGGCGACCGCCGAGGCCCTGCTGCGCACCCAGGCCCAGCGCCTGGCGCAGGGTGGGCGGGCGCTGCTGGAGATGCGTCAGCCGGAAGCGGGTCGCGCGCTGCTCACGCCGGGGATCCTAGAGGTATCGGAAATCGCTGAGCTGCCCGATGAAGAGGTCTTCGGTCCGCTGTTGCAGGTCCAGCGCTATGACGACTTCGACGATGCCCTGGCACTGGCCAACGCCACCCGTTTCGGCCTGGCAGCCGGGCTGCTGGCCGACGATCCGGCCACCTACGAAAGGTTCTGGCTGGGCGTACGCGCCGGCATCGTCAACTGGAACCGTCCTCTTACCGGTGCGGCCAGCGCGGCACCCTTCGGCGGTGTCGGGGCCTCCGGCAACCATCGGCCCAGCGCCTACTACGCGGCGGATTATTGCGCCTTTCCAGTCGCCTCGTTGGAAAGTGAAACCCTGCGTCTGCCCGCCCAACTGCCTCCAGGACTATCGCTATGA